In Sander vitreus isolate 19-12246 chromosome 4, sanVit1, whole genome shotgun sequence, the genomic stretch gggtaCATATCAATGTTAAGATgcactcttattttgaaatttccactttatattaattatttttattttttttaaaaaagagtttgttttgtatttaaatggCTTTTTAGTAGCTTTTTGTGagttgatataaatgtaactgattgtgttaaatgggcaTATGATATCGTCTCATGTCGATCGCAGGCCCCTAAATTGGATCAAATCAAAATCGTATCAAAGCAGACTTTGTGAAATCAGCAAATATCGTATCGTTGTCCAAAGAAccaatataatattgtattgtgataaaacttgtgatttacacccctaatTGTTTGTAAGTCCATAGCTCATAATGTTATGTATACTGTTACTGTTGGCTGGTATTGCCCTCTACTGCACATGATGTGTACTGTAAGTTCCGGCACAGCTGAGAAGAGAATAAAGTACTTTGCTCATACATTTGATGAGTAATGATGATGATACGTTTTGTAAAGTCCAGTATTTTTAATTATGCAAACTATTTCATTTCACACTGTGTTGCTTGTTCTGCCCTCTCCATCCCTGCAGCTCTGTGGTGTAACTGCACCACTGCCCAGTGCGAGAAGACTGGCTACCAGTGTGAGACCGATGGAGCCTGCAAGGCCTCCACCTCCTTAATTGATGGCCAAGAGCAGCACATCCGTATCTGCATCACACGGGACAATCTTGTGCCCCCCGGACAACCGTTCTACTGCCTCAGTGCAGAGGGCTTGCTCAACACCCACTGCTGCTACACAGACTACTGCAACAGCATTGACCTCAAAGTACCCTCAGGTGAGAAAGGTGAAATATCACACAGCAAACAGTACGATTGGTACATTTAGTGCTGCTATCACCAAGTGTCTGACCTTTAAAAAAGGTGTGTCTTTACCTGGAGTACTGTACCACACATCTAACATCCGCTCCATACAGCAAACCCCAGGCAAGAACATGTTTCCTATTTCTACACAGTTTTGTGAGTCATGGTTCCTGGGAAGACATGTTTCCTATGGTGTTTTGTACAATGTCCAAAAATATTTAGCAGAGAGTATATGGAGAGAAGGTTCACATACGTATAGTGTGGATATCTTCATTAAAATGGTTGTATGAGAATGGTCAAGAGGGAAAATAAGCAAACCTTTTTACAGTATTAGtctgttttgggttttttttagtGTAGAGAATTGAGAATTTCTTTCTTAAATAACTGGgaataatcaataaaaagttaatGCAATTGTCTGCTTAGCCAAAAgctttatactttatacttttgTCCCTCATGGACACAAAGCAGTTCATATCAGGGAGTCTGCTTATATGTGCCAGATGTTGCCTTTTAATTCTCTGCTGTTCTCTTTTCAGTCACAACTCAGTCAGGACTCGGGGGAGGCTACGGCCCTGGTGGGACATGGGTGCTGGTGGAACTAGTCGCTGTGATTGCAGGGCCACTGTTCCTgctgtgtctgctgctgctgatgtgtATGTTGCTGTATCAGTACCACCAGCGGGCCTACAGCCACAGGCAGCGATTGGAGGTAGAGGACCCCTCCTGTGATCACCTCTACATGGCCAAAGATAGGACCCTGCAGGACCTTATATACGATCTGTCCTCATCTGGTTCAGGCTCCGGTCAGTGCACAACTTGATAATTTAGCTGCAGACCAGCCTTCATGTTGCAGTTTACACtggtttgacatttaaaaaaaaaaaatctaattaataTCAGAAAACTGCTGATAACTGTTCTCATCTTTTCTAAGCAGGTCTGCCTCTGTTTGTCCAGCGAACCGTGGCGCGAACAATTGTCCTCCAAGAGATCATTGGTAAAGGGCGTTTCGGGGAGGTGTGGCGAGGACGTTGGAGGGGCGGTGATGTGGCGGTGAAGATCTTCTCATCCAGGGAAGAGCGCTCCTGGTTCCGTGAGGCTGAAATCTATCAGACCATTATGCTCCGCCATGAAAACATCCTGGGCTTTATAGCTGCTGACAACAAAGGTAATGACATCACAACATGTTGAAGAATGGATGAATAATTCACAGATTAGGGTTATTgatgtgtgtgatttgtttgttgtgtaatAATTCTTCATCATCAAGTATCTTGTGTATCTCTATATTTCTGTCTCCTGCCCAGACAATGGCACTTGGACCCAGCTGTGGTTGGTGTCGGACTACCATGAGCACGGCTCTCTGTTTGACTACCTGAATCGCTACTCTGTCACTACTGAAGGAATGATCAAACTGGCACTGTCAGCTGCCAGTGGCCTGGCACATCTGCACATGGAGATTCTAGGAACACAAGGTAACAGCAATTTCTTATTTGAAACACATT encodes the following:
- the LOC144516787 gene encoding activin receptor type-1B-like — translated: MANLRISLAALVVHAVLYRNCEALWCNCTTAQCEKTGYQCETDGACKASTSLIDGQEQHIRICITRDNLVPPGQPFYCLSAEGLLNTHCCYTDYCNSIDLKVPSVTTQSGLGGGYGPGGTWVLVELVAVIAGPLFLLCLLLLMCMLLYQYHQRAYSHRQRLEVEDPSCDHLYMAKDRTLQDLIYDLSSSGSGSGLPLFVQRTVARTIVLQEIIGKGRFGEVWRGRWRGGDVAVKIFSSREERSWFREAEIYQTIMLRHENILGFIAADNKDNGTWTQLWLVSDYHEHGSLFDYLNRYSVTTEGMIKLALSAASGLAHLHMEILGTQGKPGIAHRDLKSKNILVKKNCTCAIADLGLAVRHDSATDTIDIAPNQRVGTKRYMAPEVLDETINMRHFDSFKCADIYALGLVYWEIACRCNSGGIHEEYQLPYYDLVPSDPSIEEMRKLVCDQKIRPNIPNWWQSYEALRVMGKIMRECWYANGAARLTALRIKKTLSQLSIQEDIKV